From a region of the Oryzias melastigma strain HK-1 unplaced genomic scaffold, ASM292280v2 sc00236, whole genome shotgun sequence genome:
- the LOC112140180 gene encoding troponin T, fast skeletal muscle isoforms isoform X6 → MSDTEEVYEEEEEEKPKFKPTAPKIPDGEKVDFDDIQKKRQNKDLMELQSLIDAHFECRKKEEEELIALKERIEKRRAERAEQQRIRNERDKERQARREAERIRKEEADAMRKAEDEVKKKIALTNMGSGFSSHLQRIDQKRGKKQTEREKKKKILAERYKPMSFDDLSDDKLREKAKELWEWLHNLEAMKYDYCEKLKRQRYEVVSLRNRIDELQKHSKKGAASRRRK, encoded by the exons AGGAGAAGCCAAAGTTCAA ACCTACTGCTCCCAAGATCCCAGATGGAGAGAAGGTGGACTTTGAT GACATCCAGAAGAAGCGTCAGAACAAGGATCTGATGGAGCTCCAGTCGCTGATCGATGCTCACTTTGAGTGcaggaagaaggaggaggaggagctcatCGCTCTCAAAGAAAGAATC GAGAAACGGCGTGCAGAGCGAGCTGAGCAGCAGAGGATCCGCAATGAGAGAGACAAGGAGCGGCAAGCCAGGCGAGAG GCTGAGAGAATTCGGAAGGAGGAAGCTGATGCTATGAGGAAGGCTGAAGatgaggtgaagaagaagattgCGTTGACCAACATGGGCTCAGGCTTCAGCAGCCATCTTCAAAGG atCGATCAAAAACGCGGCAAAAAGCAGACtgagagagaaaagaagaagaagattctgGCTGAGCGATACAAACCTATGAGCTTTGATGATCTCAGTGATGACAAGTTGAG GGAAAAAGCGAAGGAGCTGTGGGAGTGGCTGCACAACTTGGAAGCCATGAAATACGATTACTGTGAGAAGCTAAAGAGGCAGAGATATGAG GTCGTCTCCCTCAGGAACCGCATtgatgagctgcagaaaca CAGCAAGAAGGGAGCCGCCAGCCGCCGCAGGAAGTGA